One region of Pedococcus aerophilus genomic DNA includes:
- a CDS encoding DUF6220 domain-containing protein translates to MKTVYKWLAFLVALEVVVQGAVMVWGIAGLGLWVDGGGVLDKATFENAFEGGETPFPEFAGLMLHGMNGMMIIPVIALLLLLASFFAKVPKGVRWAAGVVVLVALQMTLGLMGHEIPALGALHGANALLLFSTALWTGLRVTRSQSTSRHVEAAERVAV, encoded by the coding sequence ATGAAGACGGTCTACAAGTGGCTGGCATTCCTCGTCGCGCTCGAGGTGGTCGTCCAGGGTGCTGTGATGGTCTGGGGCATCGCCGGGCTGGGCCTGTGGGTCGACGGTGGCGGGGTGCTCGACAAGGCGACGTTCGAGAACGCGTTCGAGGGCGGCGAGACACCGTTCCCGGAGTTCGCCGGACTGATGCTGCACGGCATGAACGGCATGATGATCATCCCGGTGATCGCGCTCCTGCTGCTCCTTGCCTCGTTCTTCGCCAAGGTGCCCAAGGGTGTTCGGTGGGCGGCGGGTGTCGTCGTCCTCGTGGCACTGCAGATGACGCTCGGGCTCATGGGCCACGAGATCCCGGCCCTCGGGGCCCTGCACGGCGCCAACGCCCTGCTGCTCTTCTCGACGGCGCTGTGGACGGGCCTGCGCGTCACACGGTCTCAGTCCACGAGCCGGCACGTCGAGGCAGCGGAGCGCGTTGCCGTCTGA